In one window of Cryptococcus neoformans var. neoformans B-3501A chromosome 11, whole genome shotgun sequence DNA:
- a CDS encoding hypothetical protein (Match to ESTs gb|CF190251.1|CF190251, gb|CF191761.1|CF191761, gb|CF185941.1|CF185941; HMMPfam hit to COesterase, Carboxylesterase, score: 149.0, E(): 1e-41) — protein MFSKSLAIFTALTATVKGATIAPRNATSSSDLPQVVLNYSTVQAYESGTTSAGTYYAFKNIRYAAPPVDDLRWAAPQDPVQEDSVNDGTWSNTTGTQGCNVAEDCLFLDVYVPESALNGSEKLPVLFWNYGGGWVGGSKNENTPEGLFEVANNSFIFVAYNYRLDIFGVLNGPTLQRSGGISNVAIYDARKALEWVNTYISQFGGDPDEVTNWGFSAGGSQVMCAITAFGGNKWTPYFKRAVVNSPGWVPGAGHAQAERFLQNVTEYVGGCPINTPDTIQCLRQVSFDTLLAASQNITSTYSYQMQPRADGVVLPDTAEYLLSIGQFHKEVQVFLGHSAHELNTQSTSAVTDDASFRAMFKTIFPSITDWAIDLIEELYPADDYSSQGLRFAAARQHYDIPGKLLPLTNAFSNQTYNYINYLGAATHGSDQTYWWYSDSSSSASSSSESTSISTSAQATASASSSSDESSADAPTDGDTLPGSSSLSSSEILVAKQMQRYLTSFVLTGNPNTYSSPGSGNITYVDDWPLYGSDENVLEFQPSGAGFNLTSDELDSPQVVFWNKVLWY, from the exons ATGTTCTCCAAGTCGCTAGCCATCTTTACTGCTCTGACAGCTACTGTCAAGGGTGCCACTATTGCTCCTCGCAACGctacctcttcttctgatctGCCTCAGGTTGTCCTCAACTATTCAACTGTCCAGGCTTACGAGTCTGGTACGACTTCTGCAGGAACATACTATGCTTTTAAAAATATTCGATATGCCGCTCCCCCGGTGGATGATCTCCGCTGGGCTGCTCCCCAAGATCCTGTACAAGAGGACTCAGTCAATGATGGGACCTGGTCAAACACTACTGGAACTCAAGGGTGCAACGTGGCTGAAGATTGTCTTTTTCTCGATGTGTACGTTCCTGAGAGCGCACTCAATGGTAGTGAGAAGCTGCCTGTGCTCTTCTGGAACTatggaggtggatgggTTGGTGGTAGCAAAAATGAAAACACCCCCGAG GGTCTGTTTGAAGTCGCCAATAACAGCTTTATTTTCGTCGCTTACAATTACCGA CTTGATATCTTTGGAGTTTTGAACGGCCCTACTCTGCAACGATCTGGCGGAATCTCCAATGTTGCTATCTACGATGCTCGGAAGGCTCTTGAATGGGTGAACACTTATATTAGCCAGTTTGGTGGCGATCCGGACGAGGTCACCAATTGGGGGTTCTCTGCCGGTGGCTCTCAGGTCATGTGTGCCATCACC GCTTTTGGTGGCAACAAATGGACTCCTTACTTTAAACGAGCTGTGGTGAACTCTCCTGGTTGGGTGCCTGGTGCGGGACACGCTCAAGCGGAGCGCTTCCTTCAAAACGTTACCGAATACGTCGGCGGCTGTCCTATCAACACTCCTGACACCATTCAATGCTTGCGACAGGTGTCTTTCGACACCCTTCTTGCGGCGAGTCAGAACATTACTTCCACCTACAGCTATCAGATGCAACCTAGAGCTGATGGCGTCGTTCTTCCTGAC ACTGCTGAATACCTTCTCTCTATTGGACAATTCCACAAGGAGGTCCAGGTCTTTCTGGGCCATTCAGCTC ATGAATTAAACACCCAGAGTACTTCGGCTGTCACAGATGATGCTTCCTTCCGAGCTATGTTCAAAACCATTTTCCCCTCCATCACGGACTGGGCTATCGACCTCATCGAGGAACTTTACCCTGCTGATGATTATTCTTCCCAAGGCTTGAGATTCGCAGCCGCCAGGCAGCACTATGACATTCCCGGCAAG CTTCTGCCTCTGACCAACGCTTTCAGCAACCAGACCTACAACTACATTAACTACCTCGGTGCTGCCAC TCAC GGCTCTGACCAAACGTATTGGTGGTATTCTGactcttcaagctctgcttcctcctcttctgaaTCCACTTCCATATCAACCTCTGCACAGGCTActgcctctgcttcttcttcttccgatgAATCCAGTGCCGATGCTCCCACCGATGGTGATACGCTGCCTGGCAGCAgctccctttcttcttccgagaTCCTTGTTGCAAAGCAAATGCAACGATACCTCACCTCTTTCGTCCTCACTGGTAACCCCAACACTTACTCTAGTCCTGGCTCTGGTAACATCACATATGTCGATGACTGGCCTCTTTACGGCTCCGACGAGAACGTTCTCGAGTTCCAACCCTCTGGTGCTGGCTTCAATTTGACTAGTGATGAGCTTGACAGTCCTCAAGTTGTCTTCTGGAATAAG GTGCTTTGGTACTAA